In Lentibacillus amyloliquefaciens, one DNA window encodes the following:
- the hemL gene encoding glutamate-1-semialdehyde 2,1-aminomutase: MQNFEKSKAAYEKAVDLMPGGVNSPVRAFKSVDMTPIFMEEGKGSKITDIDGNEYIDYVLSWGPLILGHADERVVSGLKEATEKGTSFGTSTIQENKLAELVIDRVPSIEMLRMVNSGTEATMSALRVARGYTGRSKILKFEGNYHGHGDSLLIKAGSGVATLGLPDSPGVPESIAQNTITVPYNDIESVRYVFSEYGDDIAAVIAEPVSGNMGVVPPTEDFLQDLRTITTENGALLIFDEVMTGFRVGYQCAQGYFGVTPDITCLGKVIGGGLPVGAYGGKREIIESVAPTGSIYQAGTLSGNPLAMTAGFETLNALDESSYEAINEKVDKLVEGYKQAAIDYDIPLQINRAGSMVGFFFTNEPVINFETAQNANVDYFAQYYRAMIEEGIFLPPSQFEGVFLSTAHTDEDIERTIQAVRKAFSKIEK; encoded by the coding sequence ATGCAAAATTTTGAGAAATCTAAAGCAGCATATGAGAAAGCAGTGGATTTAATGCCCGGGGGCGTCAATTCACCTGTAAGAGCATTTAAATCTGTTGATATGACACCGATTTTTATGGAGGAAGGAAAAGGCTCCAAAATCACCGATATTGATGGCAATGAATATATTGATTATGTATTAAGCTGGGGCCCGCTCATCTTGGGACATGCTGATGAACGCGTTGTTTCCGGGCTTAAGGAAGCAACGGAAAAAGGAACAAGTTTTGGCACATCGACTATTCAGGAAAATAAACTAGCTGAACTCGTAATTGATCGTGTGCCATCAATCGAGATGCTTCGAATGGTCAACTCCGGAACAGAAGCAACAATGAGCGCTTTGCGGGTTGCCCGTGGTTATACCGGACGAAGTAAAATTCTGAAGTTTGAAGGCAATTACCATGGCCATGGAGACTCGTTGCTTATTAAAGCAGGTTCAGGTGTTGCCACACTCGGGTTGCCTGATAGTCCGGGAGTGCCGGAGTCGATTGCCCAAAACACGATTACCGTTCCTTATAATGACATAGAAAGTGTACGTTATGTCTTTTCAGAGTATGGGGATGATATTGCTGCTGTCATTGCTGAGCCTGTTTCCGGCAATATGGGTGTTGTACCGCCTACAGAAGATTTCCTGCAGGATTTAAGAACCATTACAACAGAAAATGGGGCTCTCTTAATTTTTGATGAAGTGATGACGGGATTCCGCGTCGGTTATCAGTGTGCCCAGGGCTATTTTGGTGTAACACCGGATATAACGTGTCTTGGTAAAGTTATCGGTGGCGGTTTGCCTGTAGGTGCCTATGGCGGAAAGCGTGAGATTATTGAAAGTGTTGCACCGACCGGATCCATCTATCAGGCTGGAACATTGTCAGGCAATCCGCTTGCTATGACAGCCGGATTTGAAACATTAAATGCGTTGGATGAATCTTCTTATGAAGCAATTAATGAAAAAGTGGACAAGTTAGTTGAAGGCTATAAACAGGCAGCTATTGATTATGACATCCCGCTTCAGATAAATCGGGCTGGATCTATGGTCGGCTTTTTCTTTACAAATGAACCTGTCATCAACTTCGAAACGGCTCAAAATGCCAATGTTGATTATTTTGCACAATATTACAGAGCTATGATTGAAGAAGGCATCTTTCTGCCGCCGTCCCAATTTGAAGGTGTGTTCTTATCAACAGCGCATACCGATGAAGACATTGAGCGAACAATCCAAGCGGTACGTAAAGCATTTTCGAAAATAGAGAAGTAA
- the hemB gene encoding porphobilinogen synthase, with protein sequence MTNEWEFKRHRRLRSSSAMRSLVRENHLRIDDFIYPLFIIEGENIKSEVSSMPGIYQISLDHVKAEMEELQSLGIKAVMLFGVPNEKDEQGSGAFVDDGIVQQATRLIKKEVPGMLVVADTCLCEYTSHGHCGVIHNHDVDNDESLKLLAKTAVSQADAGADIIAPSNMMDGFVAVIRQALDEAGHQNIPIMSYAVKYASAFYGPFRDAADSTPQFGDRKTYQMDPSNRREALREAESDIEEGADFLIVKPALSFLDIVRDVRNNFNAPVVAYNVSGEYSMVKAAAMNGWIDEKELVLEKLTAMKRSGADLIMSYFAKDVAKWLQG encoded by the coding sequence ATGACAAACGAATGGGAATTTAAGCGGCATCGCCGGCTGCGATCTTCATCAGCCATGCGTTCACTCGTCCGTGAGAATCATTTAAGAATAGACGATTTTATTTATCCGCTTTTTATCATTGAAGGGGAAAACATAAAAAGTGAAGTCTCTTCAATGCCCGGTATCTATCAGATTTCGCTTGATCATGTCAAAGCAGAGATGGAAGAGCTGCAATCACTGGGTATTAAAGCGGTCATGCTGTTTGGGGTTCCCAATGAGAAAGATGAACAGGGAAGCGGTGCGTTTGTGGATGATGGCATTGTTCAGCAGGCGACCAGGCTAATCAAAAAAGAAGTACCCGGCATGCTCGTGGTTGCTGATACATGTCTCTGTGAATATACATCACATGGTCATTGCGGTGTCATTCATAACCACGATGTCGATAATGATGAATCCTTGAAACTACTGGCAAAAACAGCTGTATCACAGGCTGACGCAGGTGCCGACATCATTGCGCCTTCCAATATGATGGATGGATTTGTCGCGGTTATCCGCCAGGCACTGGATGAAGCAGGACACCAAAATATCCCGATTATGTCATATGCTGTAAAATATGCCTCGGCATTTTATGGCCCGTTCCGTGATGCAGCGGACAGCACGCCACAGTTTGGTGACCGGAAAACATATCAGATGGATCCGTCAAACCGCAGGGAAGCTTTACGTGAAGCAGAATCGGATATTGAAGAAGGGGCAGACTTCTTGATTGTTAAACCAGCGCTGTCCTTTTTGGATATCGTCCGTGATGTCCGGAATAATTTTAATGCTCCGGTTGTTGCTTATAATGTCAGCGGTGAGTATTCGATGGTGAAAGCTGCTGCCATGAATGGCTGGATTGATGAAAAGGAATTGGTGCTTGAAAAATTGACAGCGATGAAACGTTCAGGGGCGGATTTGATTATGTCGTATTTTGCTAAAGATGTGGCAAAATGGCTTCAAGGGTAG
- a CDS encoding uroporphyrinogen-III synthase: MASPLECKKILITREKNQAEELATKVVQRKGVPEQVPLLNITCHHDQGFAGLIQKENPYKWLFFTSANGVHCFFRLMQNNGLNRDIFSEAKFAAVGRKTGWALESYGYQADFVPGIYNAESMTNDFFNDYDHLEEPVLLVRGNWSRDTLPRWLEGLGVQYQSLEVYRTGHHYAMKDNLNTKLAQNDLDAITFTSPSCVNAFVDMKEADINPGLPIVCIGTTTAERATELGLDNLLIPEEFTIDGMLVKLEEFFKQKG, encoded by the coding sequence ATGGCTTCACCACTTGAGTGCAAAAAAATATTAATCACGCGTGAGAAGAACCAGGCTGAGGAATTAGCAACTAAGGTTGTACAGCGTAAGGGAGTACCGGAGCAGGTTCCGCTTCTGAACATAACATGTCATCACGATCAAGGTTTTGCAGGCCTGATACAAAAGGAAAACCCATATAAATGGTTGTTTTTCACCAGTGCTAACGGTGTTCATTGCTTTTTCCGTTTAATGCAGAACAATGGTTTGAATCGAGATATATTTTCTGAAGCCAAATTTGCTGCCGTTGGACGGAAAACAGGATGGGCGCTGGAAAGTTACGGCTATCAAGCAGATTTCGTGCCGGGCATATATAATGCTGAAAGTATGACGAATGATTTTTTTAATGATTATGATCACTTAGAAGAGCCTGTTCTTCTTGTCAGAGGGAATTGGTCCCGGGACACGCTTCCACGCTGGCTAGAGGGTCTCGGCGTTCAATATCAATCACTGGAAGTTTATAGGACAGGTCACCATTATGCTATGAAAGATAACTTGAATACTAAACTGGCACAAAATGATCTTGATGCCATAACGTTTACAAGCCCCTCTTGTGTCAACGCTTTTGTGGATATGAAGGAAGCAGATATAAATCCAGGACTGCCAATTGTCTGTATTGGAACAACGACCGCGGAGCGCGCTACTGAGCTGGGTCTGGATAATCTGTTGATTCCGGAAGAATTTACGATTGATGGTATGCTTGTGAAACTGGAAGAATTTTTTAAACAGAAAGGATAG
- the hemC gene encoding hydroxymethylbilane synthase, whose protein sequence is MRHIVVGSRKSNLALTQTDWVIEQLKQAGVDNEFEVKKIVTRGDQILDVTLSKVGGKALFVKEIERAMYEKEIDLAVHSMKDMPSEMPEGLVITTIPVREDHRDAYIAENNVALKDLPAGAIVGTSSLRRKAQILAERPDVEIKWIRGNIESRIRKLHEEDYDAIILAVSGLKRVGLSEELITEYLEPEVCVPSVGQGALAIECREDDHELRELLARISDPDTTKTVTAERTFLNLLEGSCSVPIGGYAQLKGEEITMTAFVGTTDGKTLLKEVVRGKEPEEVGTEAAQKLIGRGAKEIVEAVKEELDI, encoded by the coding sequence ATGCGTCATATCGTAGTAGGTTCACGAAAAAGCAATTTGGCATTAACTCAGACAGACTGGGTGATTGAGCAGTTGAAACAAGCCGGTGTCGATAATGAATTTGAAGTGAAAAAAATTGTGACACGCGGAGACCAGATTCTTGATGTCACTTTATCGAAAGTTGGCGGAAAAGCACTATTTGTAAAAGAGATTGAAAGAGCGATGTATGAAAAGGAAATAGATTTGGCTGTTCATAGCATGAAAGATATGCCTTCTGAAATGCCTGAAGGATTGGTTATTACGACCATACCTGTCAGAGAAGACCATCGGGACGCCTATATCGCTGAAAATAATGTGGCATTGAAGGATTTGCCAGCAGGAGCAATCGTTGGCACAAGCAGTTTACGGCGGAAGGCCCAAATCCTTGCTGAACGGCCTGATGTCGAGATTAAATGGATTCGCGGAAATATTGAGTCACGCATCCGCAAATTGCATGAAGAAGACTACGATGCCATCATATTGGCGGTTTCCGGGCTGAAACGTGTCGGGCTAAGTGAAGAGCTAATCACTGAATATTTGGAGCCTGAAGTCTGCGTGCCTTCAGTCGGGCAAGGCGCTTTAGCGATTGAATGCCGTGAAGATGATCATGAGCTGCGTGAATTATTGGCTCGTATAAGCGACCCTGATACAACTAAAACGGTTACAGCAGAGCGGACGTTTCTGAATCTGCTTGAAGGCAGCTGTTCAGTGCCAATTGGAGGATACGCTCAACTGAAAGGCGAAGAGATCACCATGACAGCTTTTGTCGGAACAACTGATGGAAAAACATTGCTGAAAGAAGTTGTACGCGGCAAGGAGCCGGAAGAAGTCGGAACAGAAGCTGCCCAAAAACTCATCGGCAGGGGAGCAAAGGAAATTGTTGAAGCGGTTAAAGAGGAGCTTGACATTTAA